Part of the Lolium rigidum isolate FL_2022 chromosome 6, APGP_CSIRO_Lrig_0.1, whole genome shotgun sequence genome, aatttttcttttttctatgtgCATCCGTATTACCACTAAGAGCATTGCGTTGTTACATAGAGTGAAAGTAATTTGTATCTTCGTGATGGAGGCATGAAATGTGTCATGCGTAGGATACCTCTATTAGGTTGAGCTGACCTGCCAAGGCCACCTCGTTATGCCATGGCGTCAGTCCAGTCGTCGGGTGCGTGATGAAGTGGCCACGTGGCACTTGCCTTTGCCGAGTGTCATGAAGGGACTCTCGGCAAAGAGTCGTGTGCAATTATTAGCCGAGTATATTTTATACACTTTGCCGTGTGTTGTTTGTTTGCCGAGTGTGGCAAAATGATTAAAATTTACGTGTATGCTGATTAAGTGAGGTGTGTTGAGGCTAATTTAGCATGAGCACGTTTATTTTGGGCTCAAATGGCCGGGGCTCCAAAGGCGTACCCATGCGGCCACAGCTACCGCGAACGGGCCACAGGAGCGGCGGAGGGCGGACTCACCGATCGGGGACCGCCATGCGCCAGAAAAGGGTATGCAGCCGGATCAGCCTCGGTCGGCGCACAGGGCATTTCTCACGGTCGCGACTCCATCCCACTTCAAAGCTTCCTTGTCGGACACCAAAAGACAAAATATGTTTTCTAGTGTCACTGGAGAGACCCAAGCTCAAGAAGAACTGAGGGCTGGGATTGGATGTTCCtgacgttagagcatctccaacaaacgCGCTAAAAGGCCCGCGCGGTAAAAAAAACCGCCGGTTTGCCGCGCGCGGGCGCTGCCGCACTGCTCCAGCAGAGGCGGGAAAAAGGCGCGCGCTAAAAAAATtgccgcccgcgcgctttcgcgctatcccgcgcgggaaacttgccgcgTGCGATGGCGCGCGCGGTATAAACACGCCACGCGCGAGCGCGGGCAACTGTCACTTCCTCCACGCGTCTCTCTCCCTCCTCGtctctctccctcccgcgccgctccacctccggccgctccgcctcctcccgcgccgctccacctccgtccgcgagatgcctccgcgccgccgcccctcctcccggctaccacggcgtccgggcgcggccgagcggccggttcgacgcggaaatccgctccggcgaggagcggatccgcctcggcaccttcgacaccgcgcacgaggcggcgcgggcgtacgacgccgtcgcgtggcggcTCGGCCGCTCGCGTCGGTCGACGAACTTCGATGATGTCTTCacgcgcgagcaggcggagatgctggcgccgccgtcgccgatgaTCACGCGCGAACAGCAGCGCCGCCAtcgggagctggagcagcgcctcctcatcgccgagcgcgacgaggcgctgcGCGTCGAATGGGCGCGGcgcttccccgaggacgtcgccgccacggaggccttctacgcgcgaaggaggaggacaaggcggcgatgaaagcgaagaagaaggcgagccgcgagaagcgccgcgccgagtccgcggcgaggaagaaggcgaggagccgacgcggcggcgaggaggaaggaggaaaggaagaacgccgcagggccgtcgaccgtcgtcctctcgtcctcctccgacttccagtacacgacgacgtcgacgccggtgtcggacacgacactgagcagctccgacttcgactgggagtccgaCGACCAGTCCGAGTAGTAGTTTATTTAGTATTTTCGTTTAAATGTCGCATTGTATCGTCGCACTttaaatatattcgtattttcgatcaaatttcatagtttgtttgatgaattttcaaaaaaaaacggtcggattagcagtttgtgacgcgcgcgctgcaaaatagcgcctctggcggaggtgcgtttttcgcacaccaacgcgcgctgcaaaatacagcctccgccgggggcaaattcgctatgccgcgcgcgagcggtatacagcgcgcccaatcgccggtatagcgcgcaagattttacagcgcctgttggagatgctcttaatactAGTGTTGTATTGTTTCAAGTACTAGTGTTGNNNNNNNNNNNNNNNNNNNNNNNNNNNNNNNNNNNNNNNNNNNNNNNNNNNNNNNNNNNNNNNNNNNNNNNNNNNNNNNNNNNNNNNNNNNNNNNNNNNNTTCAAGTACCCCTAATAAACCGGTACGGAACAGTAATTCTACTGGATATATAGTGGATGGAGTAATTCAGGTGTTTGGAGGCTTATTAGTTCAGCAACTTCCATTCTCCTTTTAATAACATGAATTTGTTATAAGCAGCTAATAACATGAATTTGTTATAAGCAGCTACGTGGAAATCAACATGTACGTACTCCAACCGATTATATTGCACTGCTTTCAGTGAAACGAAAAGGGACACAGGTTCAGTACAAGTCCATAAAGCTCCACAAGACCGTGAGTTTTATCTTCTACTGTACCAAAATATTGATTTCAAGGGCCTatgaacaaacaaacaaacaaaagaatTCCAAACGGAACCTAGCTAGTTCGTCTTGTTGGAGCCTTTCACAAAGCTGAGTTTCGCCAGATAGCTGCTTTCGGCGAAATCATGCAGACTCCGGTGAGGCCGGGCACCTTCATTGTCGGTGCTGCCTGCTCCCTTATTAACCATCTTTCTGCAAGCGCTCGAGTCCTGTAGACAGAGCATATATTCAATACGCAAGATTTGATTCACAGTGAAAATGCTATCAACAATGTGATGCACACAAACCTGTAGAAGTTTTATCATCTGCTCTTCGATGGTACCACGCATAGCCAGAGTTTCAACATTTATGGGACGGGTTGCACCCATTCGATGTGCACGACTAATGACTTGCTCCTCCATACTAATCAGAGAAAAAAAATAAGCATCAGTCTATACCTGTCGGTCATACACACTAGTAGTGAAAATTTGATGGCTAATAAGAAATATCCTCTCAGAGGGTTAAAGAATATGCCAGCCAAATACCAGTACGAATACAAAATATCCTATTTCAGATACATGtaaaacaggaaaacatacttatgTGCATAGCATCAGGTAGTCAACTTTCATTTCTACTTTTATTATGCGCATCCCAGCAAAAAAGTGTGTACCCTATTTTGATGCAGGACCAGACAACAGTAGGTCAGTAACAGAGAAATTGGATTACCTCCTATCCCATATTGGTTCCATCAGAAAAACATGATTCACAAAACTCAAATCAAGGCCCAGTGCTGCAGTTCCGTCCATCAGTAAAGCCATGCACGTTGGATCCTCTTTATACTTCATCAATGCACTTCTCTGAAAATAATTGCGGCAATACACAGATAAGTCACAAAATGTTCTCAGAGATGCTAAAGCATACTTTACAATATTTTTGCCTAATTAGCCAGCCTATTTTGCTCCACTGTAAAAAGGAGGACGTGCAGTCCAGTAGGAACCAAGAGGCAAGTCAGGCACTAAAGAGGTACACATCAGGCAATCAGGGTAGTGGAAGAGAAGGGGAGATACTACATATCAAGGGACAGGGATGGAAGGATGGAGTAATGTGATATCAAATGATTGCCACTAAGGTTCACCAAGGCAAAGAAAAGGCCAAAAATTTGTTGTCTCCCAGTTTTAAAAAATGTTTCTCTTTCGGCGAAAGATAAGAACGTGGTAGCATATTATCTAGCCCTTAGATATATGTCACAAGTATGGAGAAAAAGAAGAACAACACATACCTTAGTGCCCAAAGGCATGGGACTGTACATTCCAGCATACGTTATGCCAGCAATAGTCAACTGAACAGAAGGAAATCGTTAACCAACAAATTCATACTTTTAACTAAAAAATAAATATGGCTTTAAAATTTACCTGCTGCTCAATCACATGAATATGCTCCAGAAACTGAGAGAATATTATTACTTTGTCAGGCAATGTCTGTGGTAACCTGGTCTGCGGGTTATTACTGGCAAGACCAGCACCATTGGTGCTAGTAGAGTACCCAAGTTTTATGTTTGCTTCTCGCAAACTTCTCAACTTCTCAACCAAATAAGCAACTTTGCTGCTAGTTGTTGACTGCCAATCTGGATCCCAGTCATCCTGCATAAAAAGGGGAAATAAATACACGAAGAACGAAGTGCCTGAAGCCCTGAAGAAGTTACATGGCATCATATAGTTTCAAGTACATACCTGCTTATATGAAGGCTGCAATTCAATTAGATCCTTTGGAACTGGCCATTTTGGGTTTGGATTTTCTGGCCTTGCAAGAGTTTCGGGAGACTGCATCTCATAATTGTTGCCGCATACTATGCATTTCTCACTATCCAAAGCTACACAATCATGGCACAGCAGATGCCGACAAGGTGTTATAACAGGTAAGCGGCACCAATCTCGGCACCTGAAGATAGCAATATGAATGTTTGAGCAAGTCAGATTTATCTGATTGATGGATAATACGATCTAGTTTTTGTTTATAACTTTCATACCTTACGCAATCGGTGCCATTGAACAGAGCAAATCTTATGGATTGATATTCCTCTGAAGAAGGGTCAAGACCCAGCTTCATCAACTCATCCATAGTTTCTTGTATATCCTGACCAGCCTCTCCAACTTTAATATGCCCGGCAACACAGCAAGACAAGCGGACATTCCTTATAGTAGTAGTACGAAATTTCCACTGCTTGGGGTTCAGAAGTGATTCCACATGGGAAGGGTCATTCCAATCAGCCATCAGTATATTCCGGCGAATAGTAACAACCAGTTCATTGTAACTTTTCGCATGCCCCTCACTGAAGTCTACAAAAGTTATATTCTTTATGCAAGGAGGAATATTTTTAAGATCTGCTTTTCTTGCACTAATCATGGTCCTTCGAAGCAGCTCCACAAGGCGAATGCGCCCCTCTTCCATTTGTGCCTCAAAGGGCCTATGAATTCCAGAGTCCCATGACTGGTAGTTTTCACCATAAGCTTCTTCATGAAGAAACTTAAGCATGGGGTGAAGATGCGCAACCTGACTAGTTGGTGTGTTTGGTGTAGGCGTACCAGTTAAAATCCACCTGTTTGAAGCAACCAAAGAAACGGCCATCTGCAATTTGTTTGTCAGGGCGAGACTGGAACCTAAAGTGTGACCTTCATCTAATATTACCCTAAACCAATGGATCTGCTTTAAAATACTTCTCTTCTGTGGACCCCATTCTGCGCTTAATCTGCTAAATGTGGTTATGACAATGTCATAGTCCCAAGCAAGGAGGTGAGCATTCGGCGGCTTCTTGTGATCTCCCCATGCATAAACATTCAGTGTAtccgaggaaacatggcgttCTATCTGTGTTGTCCAGTGATCAATTAAATTAGCAGGCACAACTATCAAGGTGGCCCTAGATAAATAAAACCTCACTAAATCCAGAGGTTTTTCAAGAGCAATTTCAAGCGCAGTCGAGTCAAAGGCCAAATCATCAAGCATAGATGGATAATACCACCGAGTTACACCTTTCTCAATTTTCCTCACAAGACCAAATGCTTGAAAAATCTTGAAATACGGGCGGGCACCCTTGCCTATGGTTGCACGTGCATCCAAAACTGGGCGTGTCAAACCAACTGATTCCATCTGAAGATGTTTTACAAGAGGAAGTTTTGCCAGCCACAATAAAGCCTTCTTGGTTTCAGAGTTGATCAAAGAAACACTATCTTTCAATATGTTCGCAAAAAACGATACATTCTGCTCATTCCCTGGCAATTCATCTTTCTTGTAAAACCCTGGCAAATAGGTTATCTTACTTTTGATATCAAAGGATTCCTCTGAAGCAGTGCATGTTTTCCGTGCAGCATCGGCATTCATACTGCAAAACCATGCGGTGGTAGAATCAAGAACAGTTCCATCTGATAGCCTCCGCCACTTTCTGCAACCATCACACTGAACCCACGTCTCACTTAATTCAGAGGTGGTGTCTCTCTTCCTTTTAGTGCCAGCTGAATCATTGCTGTAAGCATCCATGAGGTTTTTCCTAACATGATTCAAGTTTTTCGTGAACTTCAGTACTTGAGTAGCTGGCATTGGATGTGGGTTGCATGATTCTGGTGACTTCTCACCTGACAGAGGCATGTTGACCCTCGATAGGTCAGGGTTTACTAACCTGCCTCTCTTTCTTGATGATCTTGTGCTGGGAACAGAGTCACCGTCTTCTTCAACAACATCCTTTCCCGCAAGCCTTTTTGACTCAGATGAAATATCATTTCGGTTCGAACAGTCGCTGGTGTTGAATTCATAGTATCCATACTTTTTATCTGTTTTATGCATGCACCACTTTATATCTACCCCTTTTGGAGGTTCTGCTAAAGTTCCTTGCGTTTTGAGAATAAGAGACAATGCAGTCACTGTCTTTCCTAATCCAGGTTCATCACAGAACATACCTCCACCGAAGTCATTTATGGTTGGAGCAACCCCGGTGAATATTTCACCAGAGGTAACATTGATGAAGAAAGGAAAGCCATCCTCGGTGCAGAAATTCTTGCATAGAGGGTGCGCTAAGGGCTCCGAGTTCTGCTCCCGCCTCAACATCCATTCGACAGCCGCCTCTTGATGAGCAAAAAGCTTCAGCTTCATGCAAGGCATAATAGAGGAAGCAAGTTGCCTTAGATGATGACAGCTAGCTGCCACTCTTATTAAATCCCTGGGTTTAAGCCGGATCAGCACCTTATTCAATACATCATCCGGGATATCCCAGATACCCGGCTCCAGCGCTTCATCCGAAACAACATCGGGTATTACTCTTGTTATCCGCATCGCCTTCTCCGCCCTAACGCTAGGGAGCACTTTGAAGATTTCATGCAGGTCAAAGGACTTCTCATTATTCGATACAGCTGATATCTGATGAACCTCGCAGCCCAGGACATGGCAATCGGTGCAGCTCCAAATATACTGGTCGTCACAGTGTGCATTGTCCCGAGAAGTCCAGTCAAAGTCAACTAGAGCCTTCCTAGCATCCCAATTGCAACTGCAAAAGAATATAGCGTTAGACTAGGATTTAAGCAGTATCAACAGGAGGAATTGCAGAAATTAGTACCGGCCCTACTTGAATAGTTGCTGGAATGATTAACTCACGTGTACTAGATATGTACTAACTAAAATGCAGTAAACATGAGAAGTTGGGAAGCTATGTTGATTAACTTTTTCTGAAATAGTACTTGGTGACAAAGCTGGTAATAAACTTTACTATTAATTTCAGTCAAATCCACAGAAAATGCAGAGTAATCTGCCAACAACACCTTAATGGCCTTTTGAAAGTTTTGACACATTAGTGAGTATGAAGTAGAAAATGCAGAGGGGTTGAAACTATAGGGATTAACTGCATATCAATGAGGAAATTTGTCACAGTTTGAGATGGCAGATAGCAATCACCCAAGTTACACACAAGGGTGCGAGGTGATAGTGACAGTACCAAATTCGATCACACAAGACAAGGCCGGGAGGTAATTGCAACAGTAGTGGCAAATTGGACCAAACGAGGCGGCGAGATGGTAGAATTCCGGCATCGGAAGGCTGTATTTATGTAGCCACGAGTGATCCCTACCGAAATGCCATAATCCTGTTACCCCAAAACCCAGCACGCACAAGAAATTGTTTGCCTAGAAGGGCGGGCACTCTTGTGAGTGCCCTAGATCCGGAAAAGACGATCGAGGCAATTCAAATCCAGAGGGGTACAGAGCAATGCGCGCATCAAACAAATAAAAGCAGAGGAGGGCAGCAGAGGAGAGGCACCTGAGGTGCTTGaagaccgcggcggcggcggacgcgcggGAGCGCGGGAACTGCCACCCGGACCATGCTGCTACAGGCAGGTAGACGTCGAGCAGCAGCACGGCCCTGGCCTCGTCCTCCCCGTCCCTGAGGGCGACCCGGAGGACGGTGCCGTCGACCTCGACGCAGCGGTGGCCCGCGAGCGCCCGCAGCTGGCGGAGgacgctgccgccggtggcgcgccACTTGGCCGGGCCCCGCGGGGTGGCGGTGGCGCGCGAGTGCGAGTGGGAGGGCGCGTCGTCGGGGAGGGGCGCGAGGGGCACGGCGCCGCACGCGGTGAGGGTGCAGGGGGACAGCGGGCGGATCgatccggcggtggcggcggcggcggggacggaGACGACCGCgcggaggaagccggcaagcTTCCGGTGCGCGGGCGCgtcgccgccgatgacgatggccATTGCGGGCGGGGCGGTTGGGCGTGCTAGGGTTAGGGCTGGGGGTCGACCATTGGGGAGTCCGGGCGGGccacggcgcgccgccgccgcggcggatCGATGAGTGACCCGGGATTGGATGTTGTGGTGGTTGGATTGGAACCGGAGTGGAGGCGGGGGCGGCGAGGCGGATGAGGCAGAGGAAACGGCGGCAGAGCAGGAGCAGGGGATTGAAGGAAAGCGTTGCGTAACGACCGGGCGCCCCACGCGGGTATTTTGTGGATCAGGGTGCGCCCGTGTGGCCGTGTGTGTGTCTGTGACAGGTGGGGACGGTAGGATCGTGGGGCCCGATGGAGTCGGGAAGTCGTGCGGAGCGTTGACGATTGTGATGAAATCTGTGGCTCCAGATTGGATCTATCTGTGGGCTCTCCGCCCTTGTTATGTGGGCTCTGCTGTGTGCACGCTGCACGGGACACGTAGGCGTATCGGTATCGGTCACGAGGCTCCGCTGGTTTCGGATCATGTTCGTTTACTCTCCGGCCCGTTCCTTAAACCCACAGGCCACAGGCACCAAATACACTTTTTGTCTGATCAACATGACATGAGCAAAAACAACATGCGCAAAACCTCGTTCATGCCATCCAATCAACAAGCTTCGATCGATCTAGCCCCCGAGGGAGTGATCTATAGAGATATCAAGTCCTTTGTTAATCTGAATTTTCCTTCAGTTTCCTTTGTTTACTGTCCAATAGTTTGTTGCACACGCACTAGCTGCGTTGGGTGCTAGTAGTAAGGTGCCGATCCGTCTGTGGATGCATGGATGACCTGCCAAACAATGTTATATGGTGCTGCTGGCCAACGATCTTGCTGAGCCTACTAATTAATGGAATGAGGATATATAGTTCCGTCTAAAAAAACATTGATGCCGTTATTTTGCTTCGTCCCAGTGACGTTCGTAAAACTATTGTCAACTGTTTGCTTGGAGCAATAAGTACAAGGCTCCCTGTGAAGAAGGTCCTCCACCCGTCGTTGTGATTCTCCGTCCAGGTCACACTTGAGCCTCGTTAACTACAAATCAGCCTCAGTTTGGTTTCCTTTATTTGGCTATTCCCCCCATCCATCGCGGCAAACTCTAGGATTTTCTTGCATGCCCTATACAGCCAACCACAATAACAAACTAGGTATACAATCGAGGATGCTACAAATCGCCCAGAAACATTCTTTTTAAGGTAGTAATGTTTTGGATACTACAAATCAAAccaataatttttaaaaatttaaatgatAACAGAGAAGTAAATTGTGGTTCTAACATTTTGgacgttaattttttttaaagaataCTGTAGGAATATTTATGAACTTCTACCATTTTTTTGTTCTAATATTTGCTTCTAACTACCTGCCATGTGATAGAACCATTGTCTTGTGGCAAGTAATAAATCTACTTTTTTTATAGCCACATTTCGACCAAatctaagacatatttataacaCATAAGTGGTCGAGAACGACTGTTTTGAAATTCAAATGCTAAAATGACAGTAATAAAATTAATAAGAATATTGAGTAGGTCATACCATTATCACAGCTGTTTGTGTGAATCTAAACCAGGCTGTGTGTGACTGACAACTGTCCATTTTTTACATTTAGACGTGTTACAAATATTACCATTACATCACTCagaacactgg contains:
- the LOC124662323 gene encoding F-box protein At3g54460, translating into MAIVIGGDAPAHRKLAGFLRAVVSVPAAAATAGSIRPLSPCTLTACGAVPLAPLPDDAPSHSHSRATATPRGPAKWRATGGSVLRQLRALAGHRCVEVDGTVLRVALRDGEDEARAVLLLDVYLPVAAWSGWQFPRSRASAAAAVFKHLSCNWDARKALVDFDWTSRDNAHCDDQYIWSCTDCHVLGCEVHQISAVSNNEKSFDLHEIFKVLPSVRAEKAMRITRVIPDVVSDEALEPGIWDIPDDVLNKVLIRLKPRDLIRVAASCHHLRQLASSIMPCMKLKLFAHQEAAVEWMLRREQNSEPLAHPLCKNFCTEDGFPFFINVTSGEIFTGVAPTINDFGGGMFCDEPGLGKTVTALSLILKTQGTLAEPPKGVDIKWCMHKTDKKYGYYEFNTSDCSNRNDISSESKRLAGKDVVEEDGDSVPSTRSSRKRGRLVNPDLSRVNMPLSGEKSPESCNPHPMPATQVLKFTKNLNHVRKNLMDAYSNDSAGTKRKRDTTSELSETWVQCDGCRKWRRLSDGTVLDSTTAWFCSMNADAARKTCTASEESFDIKSKITYLPGFYKKDELPGNEQNVSFFANILKDSVSLINSETKKALLWLAKLPLVKHLQMESVGLTRPVLDARATIGKGARPYFKIFQAFGLVRKIEKGVTRWYYPSMLDDLAFDSTALEIALEKPLDLVRFYLSRATLIVVPANLIDHWTTQIERHVSSDTLNVYAWGDHKKPPNAHLLAWDYDIVITTFSRLSAEWGPQKRSILKQIHWFRVILDEGHTLGSSLALTNKLQMAVSLVASNRWILTGTPTPNTPTSQVAHLHPMLKFLHEEAYGENYQSWDSGIHRPFEAQMEEGRIRLVELLRRTMISARKADLKNIPPCIKNITFVDFSEGHAKSYNELVVTIRRNILMADWNDPSHVESLLNPKQWKFRTTTIRNVRLSCCVAGHIKVGEAGQDIQETMDELMKLGLDPSSEEYQSIRFALFNGTDCVRCRDWCRLPVITPCRHLLCHDCVALDSEKCIVCGNNYEMQSPETLARPENPNPKWPVPKDLIELQPSYKQDDWDPDWQSTTSSKVAYLVEKLRSLREANIKLGYSTSTNGAGLASNNPQTRLPQTLPDKVIIFSQFLEHIHVIEQQLTIAGITYAGMYSPMPLGTKRSALMKYKEDPTCMALLMDGTAALGLDLSFVNHVFLMEPIWDRSMEEQVISRAHRMGATRPINVETLAMRGTIEEQMIKLLQDSSACRKMVNKGAGSTDNEGARPHRSLHDFAESSYLAKLSFVKGSNKTN